From Cellulomonas oligotrophica, a single genomic window includes:
- a CDS encoding methyl-accepting chemotaxis protein, which yields MPAPRRRFADLSLLVRIGLAFAVTLAALVAVSTVGVNRLGALASDIEALEENAITPQAYLQNTQRWFQASRARVLEYGMVLEEDRATIDEERAGFDAQTLENITAYEPYVLDETAYAALLDAVARYQETSTAIQPTVEDGATAYHDAYVEQVRPITSEVSDALQALIDSVAADASARVAADQDVVENATVIAVVVTLVGGGLAGAIVFVVMRRTRRDLALVRRTAERMRERDLTVDVPIDTRDELGLLAADLNSAQASLRDAISGVVSTSQTVAAAAEELSASSSQVAAGPEETSVQAGVVAAAAEQVSRNVQAVAAGAEEMGASIREIAQNATEATRVAQSATAAAETANESVARLGTSSAEIGNVVKLITSIAEQTNLLALNATIEAARAGEAGKGFAVVAGEVKELAQETARATEDIARRVEAIQHDTTGAVGAIGEIGTIIASINDYQLTIASAVEEQTATTNEMSRSVAEAATGSGEIATNIVGVADASQTSSHVLGQMGAAVNELAQMSEDLRARVSEFRY from the coding sequence ATGCCTGCCCCCCGCCGTCGGTTCGCCGACCTGTCCCTCCTGGTGCGCATCGGGCTGGCGTTCGCCGTGACGCTGGCCGCGCTGGTCGCCGTCTCGACCGTGGGCGTCAACCGCCTGGGTGCGCTCGCGTCGGACATCGAGGCGCTCGAGGAGAACGCCATCACCCCGCAGGCCTACCTGCAGAACACGCAGCGGTGGTTCCAGGCGAGCCGGGCGCGGGTGCTGGAGTACGGCATGGTCCTCGAGGAGGACCGGGCGACGATCGACGAGGAGCGGGCCGGCTTCGACGCCCAGACCCTCGAGAACATCACCGCGTACGAGCCGTACGTGCTCGACGAGACCGCGTACGCGGCCCTGCTCGACGCCGTGGCCCGGTACCAGGAGACGTCGACGGCCATCCAGCCGACCGTCGAGGACGGCGCGACCGCCTACCACGACGCGTACGTCGAGCAGGTGCGCCCCATCACCAGCGAGGTGTCCGACGCGCTGCAGGCCCTCATCGACTCGGTGGCCGCCGACGCGTCGGCCCGTGTGGCCGCCGACCAGGACGTCGTCGAGAACGCCACCGTGATCGCGGTCGTCGTCACCCTGGTGGGCGGCGGCCTGGCCGGTGCGATCGTGTTCGTCGTGATGCGCCGCACCCGTCGCGACCTGGCCCTGGTCCGCCGCACGGCGGAGCGCATGCGCGAGCGTGACCTGACCGTCGACGTGCCGATCGACACCCGGGACGAGCTGGGTCTGCTCGCCGCCGACCTCAACAGCGCGCAGGCGTCGCTGCGGGACGCGATCTCCGGCGTCGTCTCCACCTCGCAGACCGTCGCGGCCGCCGCCGAGGAGCTCTCGGCGTCGTCGTCGCAGGTCGCGGCGGGCCCGGAGGAGACGTCGGTGCAGGCCGGTGTCGTGGCCGCCGCCGCGGAGCAGGTCAGCCGCAACGTGCAGGCCGTGGCCGCGGGCGCCGAGGAGATGGGTGCGTCGATCCGCGAGATCGCGCAGAACGCGACCGAGGCGACCCGCGTCGCGCAGTCCGCGACGGCCGCCGCCGAGACCGCCAACGAGTCGGTGGCACGCCTGGGCACGTCGTCGGCGGAGATCGGCAACGTGGTCAAGCTGATCACGTCGATCGCCGAGCAGACGAACCTGCTGGCGCTGAACGCGACGATCGAGGCCGCGCGTGCCGGGGAGGCCGGCAAGGGCTTCGCGGTCGTCGCCGGCGAGGTCAAGGAGCTCGCGCAGGAGACCGCGCGCGCCACCGAGGACATCGCCCGCCGCGTCGAGGCCATCCAGCACGACACCACCGGTGCCGTCGGTGCGATCGGCGAGATCGGCACGATCATCGCCTCGATCAACGACTACCAGCTCACCATCGCCTCGGCGGTGGAGGAGCAGACGGCCACGACCAACGAGATGTCCCGCTCCGTCGCGGAGGCCGCGACCGGCTCCGGCGAGATCGCCACCAACATCGTCGGCGTCGCCGACGCCTCCCAGACGTCCTCGCACGTGCTGGGGCAGATGGGCGCCGCGGTGAACGAGCTCGCCCAGATGTCCGAGGACCTGCGGGCCCGCGTCTCGGAGTTCCGCTACTGA